The Bacteroidota bacterium genome includes a region encoding these proteins:
- a CDS encoding GNAT family N-acetyltransferase: MKVLETERLYLREITEDDAESAYQLNLDEDVIKYTGDASFHDIDTARNFIKNYDHYLKYHFGRWAVIRKNDETFLGWCGLKYTSELDEIDIGFRFFKKYWNKGYATEAAVACLELGFHKFNMQQIVGRARKENIASIKVLEKIGLHYWKDFDFDGEEGVVYKIDRRECVKN, translated from the coding sequence ATGAAAGTGCTCGAAACCGAAAGACTTTATTTACGTGAAATTACAGAAGATGACGCAGAAAGCGCATACCAGTTAAACCTTGACGAGGATGTGATCAAATATACCGGTGACGCTTCTTTTCATGATATAGATACTGCAAGAAATTTTATAAAAAATTACGACCATTATCTCAAATATCATTTTGGCAGATGGGCTGTTATCAGAAAAAATGATGAAACATTTTTAGGTTGGTGTGGATTAAAATACACTTCTGAATTGGATGAAATTGATATAGGTTTTCGTTTTTTCAAGAAATATTGGAATAAAGGTTATGCAACGGAAGCTGCTGTTGCATGTTTAGAACTTGGTTTCCATAAGTTTAATATGCAACAAATAGTAGGACGTGCAAGAAAAGAAAATATTGCCTCAATAAAAGTGCTGGAAAAAATTGGTTTGCATTATTGGAAGGATTTTGATTTTGATGGAGAAGAGGGTGTGGTTTACAAAATTGATAGGCGGGAATGTGTTAAAAATTGA
- a CDS encoding T9SS type A sorting domain-containing protein — MKHCLTFFLLLFFVNGLLFAQAPDKRIIYIGGGGIDNTLNISLMDDVFGESNWEQFNYGGIDTAGLFSENTCMIFIEGSFSGSDDFDLFYTNYFEEFQNFIYNGGGLYINYLSAPSYEFYLGFDSVYRSNSLLPNYEGYFLAPFNPIINGPFLPITNPIDFSPDLGYFMCTGSFYGVDFDTLIIDTTYSKAALIQKKYGEGTVIASQFYYDIEHYSEEHLALRRNILWHLASCLHSESDLGIQDIIYPIAECNLGEENLQLLVHNYGFADQNNFTIYFQVDGGLIESESITETITAYLSDTILFTSLVDLSACGDHEIKLWTSVEGDTITNNDTLIFTITSICATPAGLNYPITLCETDASFTPDVNVGSGGIFSGEGITDSLTGTFDPGVYVNGTYALINYSYSTAMDYAMETIPYTPPEFISPTFVSFTTNDDVDTLGIGFNFNFYENTYDTIFPASNGYMCFGEAHDTWYIGIPSPTINNLIALAGEDLNILGGGEVYYETSGSAPYRKFIIKYDEVHMNFPSYFYITVTSVLYESTGIIELYIDTLADVEEGAFTQGIVNDFGTKWINTHNPSDNEFVQKSWHDGANDTAFRFIPVFCSAVAIDTIFIGPQLSMTSSPAIGGENNGTATATITNGGTPPFSFLWETGETTATIENLSPGFYTTTVTDSLECSTTDSVEVTFANTLEDIAENSIKLYPNPSETFFILEVGNDFLNGTVELINAEGKVIYNIYVTTNSTEIIVADIASGLYHIRISCDGKTFFQAVVIN; from the coding sequence ATGAAGCACTGTTTAACCTTTTTTTTATTACTATTTTTTGTAAATGGATTGCTCTTTGCTCAAGCGCCGGACAAACGTATTATATATATAGGAGGTGGAGGAATTGATAATACTCTTAACATTTCCTTAATGGATGATGTATTCGGTGAGAGCAATTGGGAGCAGTTTAATTATGGAGGTATTGACACAGCAGGTTTGTTTTCTGAAAATACATGTATGATTTTTATAGAAGGGTCATTTTCTGGTAGCGATGATTTTGATCTTTTTTACACTAACTACTTTGAAGAATTTCAGAATTTTATTTACAACGGCGGTGGTCTATATATTAATTATTTATCTGCTCCTAGTTATGAATTTTATCTAGGATTTGACTCAGTATATAGAAGTAATTCGCTACTCCCAAACTATGAGGGTTATTTTTTAGCACCATTTAATCCTATAATTAATGGGCCATTTTTACCAATAACAAACCCAATTGATTTTTCTCCTGATTTGGGTTACTTTATGTGCACAGGAAGTTTCTACGGAGTCGATTTCGATACCCTAATTATTGATACTACATATTCCAAAGCAGCATTAATTCAAAAAAAATATGGCGAAGGTACTGTTATAGCCTCCCAGTTTTATTATGATATTGAACATTATTCCGAAGAACACCTAGCTTTGAGACGCAACATACTTTGGCACTTGGCCTCTTGTCTACATTCAGAATCAGATCTAGGAATTCAGGATATCATCTATCCTATCGCAGAATGCAATTTAGGAGAAGAAAATTTACAGCTACTTGTTCATAATTATGGATTTGCAGATCAAAATAATTTTACTATTTATTTTCAGGTTGATGGAGGTTTAATTGAGAGCGAATCAATTACAGAAACTATCACGGCTTATTTATCAGATACCATTTTATTTACCTCATTGGTTGATTTAAGTGCCTGTGGCGATCATGAAATAAAATTGTGGACAAGCGTAGAGGGCGATACAATAACAAATAACGATACATTAATTTTTACCATAACAAGTATCTGTGCAACCCCCGCAGGTTTGAATTATCCGATTACGTTATGCGAAACTGATGCGAGTTTTACTCCGGATGTAAATGTTGGCAGCGGAGGAATTTTTTCAGGTGAGGGAATAACCGATTCGTTAACAGGAACTTTTGATCCCGGAGTATATGTGAATGGAACTTATGCTCTTATTAATTACAGTTATTCTACTGCAATGGATTATGCAATGGAAACTATTCCATATACTCCACCGGAATTCATTTCACCAACATTTGTTTCCTTTACAACAAATGATGACGTGGATACTCTAGGCATCGGATTTAATTTTAATTTTTATGAAAACACATATGATACCATCTTTCCGGCAAGTAATGGCTATATGTGTTTTGGAGAGGCTCATGATACCTGGTATATAGGTATCCCTTCTCCAACTATTAATAATCTAATTGCATTGGCAGGAGAAGACCTTAATATTCTAGGCGGTGGTGAAGTATATTATGAAACTTCAGGATCAGCACCTTATCGAAAATTTATAATTAAATACGATGAAGTTCATATGAATTTTCCATCCTATTTTTATATCACAGTTACGTCGGTATTGTATGAGTCAACCGGTATTATTGAATTATATATTGACACCTTGGCAGATGTAGAGGAAGGAGCATTCACGCAAGGAATAGTAAATGATTTTGGAACAAAATGGATTAATACGCACAATCCCAGCGATAACGAATTTGTACAAAAAAGCTGGCATGATGGTGCTAATGATACAGCATTTAGATTTATTCCAGTATTTTGTTCTGCGGTTGCAATTGATACAATTTTTATCGGGCCGCAATTATCAATGACAAGTTCTCCTGCAATTGGCGGTGAAAATAACGGCACTGCAACAGCAACTATCACCAATGGCGGCACTCCACCCTTTTCATTTTTATGGGAGACTGGTGAAACAACGGCGACGATAGAAAATTTATCACCTGGATTTTATACAACAACTGTTACAGATAGTTTGGAATGCTCAACCACAGATAGTGTTGAAGTAACTTTTGCAAATACCTTGGAAGATATTGCAGAAAATTCCATAAAACTTTATCCCAATCCTTCGGAAACATTTTTTATTCTGGAGGTTGGAAATGATTTTTTAAATGGTACAGTGGAATTAATTAATGCAGAGGGAAAAGTTATTTATAACATTTATGTCACCACAAATTCAACGGAAATTATTGTCGCTGATATTGCAAGTGGGTTATATCATATTAGAATTAGTTGCGATGGTAAAACCTTTTTCCAAGCCGTTGTTATAAATTAA
- a CDS encoding T9SS type A sorting domain-containing protein — translation MSEKYTNEYKLSIFNLFGQKINEIIVNDNYAEWRPNDLAKGIYIYELVSAGKRLGAGKIILQ, via the coding sequence ATGAGCGAAAAATATACGAATGAATATAAATTAAGTATATTCAATTTATTCGGACAAAAAATAAATGAAATTATTGTAAATGACAATTATGCAGAATGGCGTCCGAATGATTTAGCCAAGGGAATTTATATTTATGAATTAGTGAGTGCAGGAAAAAGATTAGGAGCCGGGAAAATTATATTACAATAG
- a CDS encoding winged helix-turn-helix transcriptional regulator codes for MVRRDVFQAIADPTRREIIALLSNQIMNLNAVADNFDMSRPAISKHIKILSECGLIEIKQLGRERFCVPQLAALDQVQTWVQQYSLFWTNKLDALEIHLEQHKKTVKKINKKPDHGK; via the coding sequence ATGGTAAGAAGAGACGTATTCCAGGCAATTGCCGACCCCACAAGGCGGGAGATCATAGCGCTTTTGTCCAATCAGATCATGAATCTCAATGCTGTTGCCGATAATTTTGACATGAGCAGGCCTGCAATATCCAAACATATTAAGATCCTCAGCGAGTGTGGCCTTATCGAAATAAAACAGCTTGGAAGAGAGCGATTCTGTGTCCCGCAACTGGCAGCCTTGGATCAGGTGCAAACTTGGGTTCAGCAATACAGTTTGTTCTGGACCAATAAATTGGATGCCCTGGAAATACATTTGGAACAGCATAAAAAAACCGTTAAAAAAATAAATAAAAAACCGGATCATGGAAAATAA
- a CDS encoding SRPBCC domain-containing protein encodes MENKTIYLERLFNADVKKVWSALTDKNEMKLWYFDLKEFKPEVGFVFQFTGGPSPEKQYLHICEITELIPEKKLTYTWRYDGYSGISYVSFELFPQDNKTLLKLTHKDIGTFPSDNADLSITNFEAGWDSIINTSLKNYLEKDDFHYEITVESTAKKIYTGLTQNIQNWWTEKMEGSANTINEVFTVRFDKTFKKIKVVELIPDKKIIWEVMESYIDIAEINNKSEWNGTKIVWEINQNEDSTDLILTHHGLKPSLECYEVCDNGWISFMESFHDYITTGMGTPFG; translated from the coding sequence ATGGAAAATAAAACGATATACCTCGAACGCCTTTTTAACGCAGATGTAAAAAAAGTATGGTCGGCACTTACCGATAAAAACGAAATGAAATTATGGTATTTTGACCTCAAAGAATTTAAACCGGAAGTGGGATTTGTATTTCAATTTACTGGTGGCCCATCACCGGAAAAACAGTATTTACATATTTGTGAAATAACAGAGTTAATTCCAGAAAAAAAATTAACCTATACTTGGCGTTATGATGGATACTCAGGGATTTCCTATGTGAGTTTTGAATTGTTTCCGCAGGACAACAAAACACTTCTTAAATTAACCCATAAGGATATTGGAACATTCCCATCTGATAATGCTGATCTTTCTATTACAAATTTTGAAGCGGGATGGGATTCAATAATAAATACCTCGTTAAAAAATTATCTTGAAAAGGATGATTTTCACTATGAGATCACGGTAGAATCCACTGCTAAAAAGATCTATACAGGGCTCACACAAAATATTCAAAATTGGTGGACTGAAAAAATGGAAGGTTCGGCGAATACAATAAATGAGGTATTTACCGTGCGTTTCGACAAAACTTTTAAAAAGATAAAAGTAGTGGAATTGATACCCGACAAAAAAATTATCTGGGAGGTAATGGAAAGTTATATCGATATCGCAGAGATCAATAATAAATCAGAATGGAACGGAACGAAAATAGTTTGGGAAATAAATCAAAATGAGGATTCAACAGATCTTATCCTGACGCATCACGGACTTAAACCTTCATTAGAATGTTATGAGGTGTGTGATAATGGTTGGATAAGTTTTATGGAAAGTTTTCACGATTACATAACCACTGGCATGGGCACTCCTTTTGGGTAA
- a CDS encoding TfoX/Sxy family protein, which translates to MAYNEKLAERIREKLGDVPNVEEKRMMGGLTFMVNDKMCVGIIKDDLMCRINPEFHAKAVEQRGCRTMDFTNRPMIGYVLIDETGMKSKKDFDYWIELALSFNDLAKSSKKKKK; encoded by the coding sequence ATGGCATACAACGAAAAATTAGCGGAACGCATACGCGAGAAACTTGGGGATGTTCCTAATGTGGAAGAAAAACGAATGATGGGTGGTTTAACATTTATGGTAAATGATAAAATGTGTGTAGGCATCATAAAAGATGATCTTATGTGTCGCATAAACCCGGAATTTCATGCAAAGGCAGTGGAGCAACGCGGATGCAGAACCATGGATTTTACAAATAGACCCATGATAGGTTATGTACTAATTGATGAGACAGGAATGAAATCAAAAAAGGATTTCGATTATTGGATCGAACTCGCACTTTCCTTTAATGACCTGGCAAAATCCTCTAAAAAGAAGAAAAAATAA
- a CDS encoding DoxX family protein yields the protein MKRTKILYWVFTGLFGAFMLFSAIPDLLTVPDAVKMVHDDLGYPVYIIPFLGLAKILGVIAIIIPGFPRIKEWAYAGLAYDLIGATYSLYCIDPSPKGWMGMLGPILIGALSYYFYHKKLKSFTASQTTI from the coding sequence ATGAAAAGAACTAAAATTTTATACTGGGTATTTACAGGGTTGTTCGGAGCATTTATGCTTTTTTCTGCAATCCCTGATCTTTTAACAGTTCCGGATGCAGTCAAAATGGTGCATGATGATCTTGGATATCCTGTTTATATTATACCGTTTTTAGGATTGGCAAAAATTCTCGGAGTGATCGCAATAATTATTCCCGGATTTCCAAGAATAAAAGAATGGGCTTATGCAGGATTAGCATATGATTTAATTGGGGCTACTTACTCATTGTATTGCATCGATCCGTCGCCAAAAGGTTGGATGGGAATGTTGGGACCTATTTTAATAGGAGCGCTATCATATTATTTTTATCACAAAAAATTAAAATCCTTTACTGCATCTCAAACTACAATTTAA
- a CDS encoding DUF4287 domain-containing protein has protein sequence MSFQAYLDNIQTKTGKSPEDFKKLAKQKGFLENGELKSTVKAGEIVNWLKTDFDLGHGHAMAIFALLKGKKE, from the coding sequence ATGTCATTTCAAGCATATCTCGATAATATTCAAACCAAAACAGGTAAGTCGCCTGAGGATTTTAAAAAATTAGCGAAACAAAAGGGCTTTTTAGAAAATGGTGAACTTAAATCCACTGTAAAAGCCGGAGAAATTGTTAATTGGCTAAAAACGGATTTCGATTTGGGACACGGACACGCGATGGCTATTTTTGCTTTGCTTAAGGGTAAAAAAGAATAA
- a CDS encoding DUF1905 domain-containing protein, with product MQFKTVLLQAGKTATGFEIPAEVVEKLGAEKKPPVKVTINGYTYRNTIAVMGGVYMIGVSALHREGANIKGGDKITVNIELDTEERIAEVPADLEKRLKKDPVAKKNFDALSYSKKRAFIIPINDAKTEETRQRRIEKTLELLKENKK from the coding sequence ATGCAATTTAAAACGGTATTACTACAAGCAGGCAAAACAGCGACCGGATTTGAAATTCCTGCCGAAGTAGTTGAAAAATTAGGTGCGGAAAAAAAACCTCCGGTTAAAGTTACCATAAACGGATATACCTATAGAAATACCATTGCTGTTATGGGAGGAGTTTATATGATCGGTGTTAGTGCATTACATCGGGAGGGTGCGAATATAAAAGGTGGAGATAAAATTACAGTGAATATCGAACTAGATACGGAAGAACGAATTGCAGAGGTTCCGGCAGATCTTGAAAAAAGATTAAAAAAAGATCCTGTAGCCAAAAAGAATTTTGACGCACTTTCCTATAGCAAAAAACGCGCATTCATTATTCCGATCAACGATGCAAAAACAGAAGAAACCCGACAAAGAAGAATTGAAAAAACTTTAGAATTATTAAAGGAAAATAAAAAGTAA
- a CDS encoding VOC family protein codes for MARTSTYLNFTRNTEEAFNFYKSIFGGEFGRNGIARFKDIPPSDDMPPLAPGDENLVMHIELEITGGHKLMGTDAPETMGFTVNFGNNMHINLEPDTKEETKKLFDALSQGGKITMELQDMFWGDYFGSCIDKFGVQWMFNCAS; via the coding sequence ATGGCAAGAACAAGCACTTATCTCAATTTTACCCGAAACACTGAAGAAGCATTTAATTTTTATAAATCCATTTTTGGAGGAGAATTTGGTAGAAATGGCATCGCAAGATTTAAGGATATACCACCCTCCGACGATATGCCACCCTTAGCTCCCGGCGACGAAAATCTCGTGATGCACATTGAATTGGAAATTACCGGTGGACATAAGTTAATGGGAACCGATGCACCGGAAACCATGGGCTTTACAGTGAATTTTGGAAATAATATGCACATCAACCTCGAACCTGACACGAAAGAAGAAACCAAAAAATTATTTGATGCATTATCGCAAGGCGGCAAAATAACAATGGAACTTCAGGACATGTTTTGGGGGGATTATTTTGGAAGTTGTATCGATAAATTTGGTGTGCAGTGGATGTTTAATTGTGCATCGTGA
- a CDS encoding helix-turn-helix domain-containing protein yields the protein MKNVSILVPESSVMQAIADPQYLFSAVNQFLMISGKEPLFNIQLVGLKKEVKLNDGIFSVHTDKQIKDVKSTDLVFIPALFGDMKNAIHLNKDLIPWITDQYEGGAEVASLCVGAFLLASTGLLDGKKCSTHWGFQNEFREMFPEVEMVDGSIITEENRIYSSGGANSYWNLLLHLVEKYTDRETAILASKYFAIDIDRDSQTTFALFKGQKNHSDNEVKEAQEFIEKNYAEKISVDDLANKVSVGRRSFERRFKLATNNTVLEYIHRIKMEAAKRSFETSRKNINEVMFDVGYTDTKAFRTIFKKITGLTPVEYRNKYNKQTFS from the coding sequence ATGAAAAACGTAAGCATTCTCGTACCGGAATCATCAGTAATGCAGGCAATTGCTGATCCGCAGTATCTATTTTCCGCAGTAAATCAATTTTTGATGATTTCGGGGAAGGAACCTTTGTTCAATATACAGCTGGTTGGTCTTAAGAAGGAGGTTAAGCTTAACGATGGAATATTTTCCGTTCATACGGATAAACAAATTAAGGATGTTAAAAGTACCGATCTGGTTTTTATTCCGGCACTTTTTGGGGATATGAAAAATGCCATCCATTTAAACAAAGATTTAATTCCTTGGATCACCGATCAGTATGAGGGTGGGGCAGAGGTTGCATCTTTATGTGTTGGTGCTTTTTTACTTGCCAGTACAGGTTTGCTCGATGGAAAAAAATGTTCCACGCATTGGGGATTTCAAAATGAGTTCAGAGAAATGTTTCCTGAAGTAGAAATGGTGGATGGTAGTATCATTACCGAGGAAAATAGAATTTATTCCAGCGGTGGAGCAAATTCTTATTGGAATTTACTTTTGCATTTGGTGGAAAAATATACCGACAGAGAAACTGCAATTCTTGCGTCAAAATATTTTGCCATTGATATTGATAGAGATAGTCAGACAACATTTGCTTTATTCAAGGGACAAAAAAATCACAGCGATAATGAAGTAAAGGAAGCGCAGGAATTCATAGAAAAAAATTATGCCGAAAAAATATCCGTGGATGATCTGGCAAACAAAGTTTCTGTTGGCAGAAGAAGTTTTGAGCGTCGATTTAAACTGGCTACCAACAATACAGTATTAGAATATATTCATCGCATTAAAATGGAAGCCGCAAAAAGAAGTTTTGAAACAAGCAGAAAAAATATTAATGAAGTAATGTTTGATGTTGGGTATACTGATACAAAAGCATTCAGAACTATCTTTAAAAAAATTACGGGACTTACGCCGGTGGAATATAGGAATAAGTATAATAAACAAACATTTTCGTGA